The following coding sequences lie in one Candidatus Nitrospira allomarina genomic window:
- the modC gene encoding molybdenum ABC transporter ATP-binding protein, giving the protein MSELTARFEVVFPSFQLQVKASVPAEGITVVFGPSGCGKTTFLRCLAGLERSPTGFLALGEDVWQDETTHIFLPLSERPVGYVFQEPRLFPHLSVRSNLLYGWKRIPESERRISLDQVVAILGLDSLLERRATHLSGGEQQRVAIGRALLTSPRLLLMDEPLSSLDVQRKREIMTFIQRLDKEFRIPIIYVSHALHEVVQLARTLILLKEGSVAAIGPLAEVFSQVGSRRVIPDSHIGAVIDTHVAGHDVEFGLTTLNFSGGQLSVPHQHSSIGESLRVQILARDVSLVASPPAFQTSVLNVLEATVLEIGPIESGQPFVDIKLDIGCPLLATITRKSLATLRLHPGQKVHAQIKAVALTHDSLD; this is encoded by the coding sequence ATGAGCGAGTTGACAGCCAGATTCGAGGTAGTCTTTCCCTCATTTCAATTGCAGGTGAAGGCGAGTGTGCCCGCCGAAGGGATCACGGTCGTATTCGGTCCTTCGGGATGCGGCAAGACCACCTTCTTACGCTGTCTCGCCGGATTGGAACGATCGCCGACCGGCTTTCTCGCCCTGGGAGAGGACGTCTGGCAGGATGAAACCACACACATCTTTCTTCCGCTCTCGGAACGTCCGGTTGGTTACGTATTTCAAGAGCCTCGGTTGTTCCCTCACTTGAGCGTCCGATCGAACTTATTATATGGATGGAAACGGATACCGGAATCGGAGCGCCGCATTTCACTCGATCAGGTTGTCGCGATTCTGGGTTTAGACTCGTTATTGGAACGCAGGGCAACCCATCTGTCCGGCGGGGAACAGCAACGAGTGGCCATTGGCCGCGCATTATTAACCAGCCCGCGCCTGCTCCTCATGGATGAACCGCTCAGCTCCCTTGATGTTCAACGAAAGCGGGAGATCATGACATTTATCCAACGGCTGGATAAGGAATTCAGGATACCCATTATCTATGTGAGTCATGCTCTACATGAAGTGGTACAACTCGCCAGGACTCTCATCCTGCTGAAGGAGGGGAGCGTGGCTGCAATCGGGCCACTTGCTGAAGTGTTTTCTCAAGTAGGCAGTCGTCGCGTCATCCCGGACAGCCACATTGGTGCAGTCATTGACACTCATGTGGCGGGGCATGATGTGGAATTCGGGCTCACCACTCTCAATTTTTCCGGCGGTCAACTGTCAGTACCCCATCAACATTCATCCATAGGAGAATCATTACGAGTGCAAATTCTTGCCCGGGATGTCAGTCTTGTGGCAAGCCCTCCTGCATTCCAAACCAGTGTGCTGAATGTGTTAGAGGCGACGGTCCTGGAAATCGGCCCCATCGAGTCCGGACAACCCTTTGTCGATATCAAATTGGATATTGGTTGTCCCTTGCTGGCCACCATCACCCGAAAATCATTAGCGACCCTCCGACTCCACCCCGGTCAAAAAGTCCACGCCCAAATCAAAGCCGTGGCCCTTACCCACGATTCTCTGGACTAA
- the modA gene encoding molybdate ABC transporter substrate-binding protein: protein MMFFQIYVLPFVVFCSGFISVAVAEEVRVAVGANFLTTLNVIVTNFQIDTGHTVVVSSGSSGKLYAQIKNGAPFDVFLSADAERPELLEAEGLAVKGSRFVYAVGRLTLWSPDSNMVHGDGQTVLSKGHFDHLAIANPKTAPYGRAAQQTLKKMGLWESLTDRIVQGENIGQAFQFVFSRNAQLGFVALSQVLDSKINGSGSRWDVPTSFHESLEQEAVLLGTGQNHAGARTFLDFIKGDKGRAIIERFGYGLP, encoded by the coding sequence ATGATGTTTTTTCAAATCTATGTTTTGCCTTTTGTGGTCTTTTGTTCCGGTTTCATATCGGTAGCGGTAGCCGAAGAAGTGCGGGTGGCCGTTGGGGCAAATTTTTTGACCACCCTAAACGTCATTGTCACGAATTTTCAGATAGACACCGGACATACGGTTGTGGTCAGTTCCGGGTCGAGTGGAAAATTGTATGCACAAATCAAAAACGGTGCCCCGTTCGATGTCTTCCTTTCAGCAGATGCTGAGCGCCCGGAATTGTTGGAAGCTGAAGGACTGGCGGTCAAGGGTAGCCGTTTTGTTTATGCCGTGGGACGTCTAACCCTATGGAGTCCTGATTCGAACATGGTGCATGGGGATGGACAAACCGTCCTGTCGAAGGGCCACTTCGATCATCTGGCCATTGCCAATCCAAAAACCGCGCCCTATGGCAGGGCTGCCCAACAAACACTCAAGAAGATGGGTCTTTGGGAATCCCTCACGGATCGGATCGTTCAGGGGGAAAACATCGGACAAGCGTTTCAATTTGTGTTTTCCCGGAACGCACAGCTTGGATTTGTGGCGCTTTCCCAAGTATTGGATTCCAAAATCAACGGGAGCGGCAGCCGGTGGGATGTGCCAACTTCCTTTCACGAATCACTTGAACAAGAAGCGGTCCTGTTAGGGACTGGACAGAATCATGCTGGTGCCAGAACATTTTTGGATTTTATCAAAGGAGATAAAGGCCGGGCTATTATTGAACGATTCGGCTATGGACTGCCATAA
- a CDS encoding glycosyltransferase has protein sequence MSFWPIPFSYLEDYLFLATTLSLVTWLYLSFGHGRFWYADQRLGGDGQITFKTTQWPTVVVVVPARNEADVIERTLRSLLEQDYPGKFHVVMVDDQSEDHTGDIARQLAIDHPCGARLTVKVAENRPSGWLGKVWALHTGLQYAEKHWPDAAYRYLTDADIEHSRGNLREMVCKAEFEELDLVSLMVRLHCQHAWEKLLIPAFVYFFQKLYPFPLINDHNSTVGGAAGGCILVRNRALIQIGGIATIRGEVIDDCALGTAIKRVGKIWVGLTDSEHSIRPYLGLHDIWAMVKRTAYTQLKYSPLMLVGTVMGLVVVYLLPPLVALTWPFHGSALAGVPAVFAWLIMMYTFQPTLRLYALAPTYGVVLPIAAFLYLGMTVDSACRYWLKIGGQWKGRTGIGCTN, from the coding sequence ATGAGTTTTTGGCCTATCCCTTTTTCCTATCTCGAGGACTACCTCTTTTTGGCCACAACGCTTTCCTTAGTAACCTGGCTCTACCTTTCGTTTGGGCATGGCCGCTTCTGGTATGCCGACCAGCGACTCGGTGGGGATGGTCAAATTACTTTCAAAACCACACAATGGCCTACCGTCGTCGTTGTTGTTCCCGCCCGCAATGAGGCCGATGTCATCGAACGGACGCTGCGCTCTCTTTTAGAGCAGGACTACCCAGGGAAATTTCACGTGGTGATGGTGGATGATCAAAGTGAGGATCATACCGGCGACATTGCACGTCAGCTTGCTATCGATCACCCGTGTGGAGCACGCCTGACTGTAAAAGTCGCCGAGAATCGGCCCTCTGGATGGCTGGGAAAGGTTTGGGCTCTACATACCGGATTGCAGTATGCTGAGAAGCACTGGCCCGATGCCGCCTATCGATATTTGACGGATGCGGACATCGAGCACAGTCGGGGAAATCTGCGTGAGATGGTTTGTAAAGCCGAATTCGAGGAACTTGATCTGGTATCGCTCATGGTCCGATTACATTGTCAACATGCCTGGGAGAAGCTGCTGATTCCTGCATTTGTGTATTTTTTTCAAAAACTCTATCCCTTTCCCCTTATTAACGATCACAATTCAACTGTCGGAGGCGCAGCTGGAGGTTGCATCCTTGTGCGGAATCGTGCACTGATTCAAATAGGAGGGATCGCAACCATTCGGGGTGAAGTAATTGATGACTGTGCCCTTGGGACGGCAATTAAGCGGGTAGGAAAAATTTGGGTGGGTCTTACGGATTCAGAGCACAGCATTCGTCCCTATTTGGGACTTCATGATATCTGGGCCATGGTAAAACGGACCGCCTACACTCAACTGAAATATTCTCCTTTGATGCTTGTGGGTACTGTCATGGGTCTGGTGGTGGTCTATCTCCTCCCACCGCTTGTTGCTTTGACCTGGCCATTTCACGGAAGTGCTTTGGCGGGAGTGCCGGCGGTCTTCGCTTGGCTTATCATGATGTATACGTTTCAACCCACTTTGCGGTTATACGCACTGGCTCCAACCTATGGTGTGGTGTTGCCCATAGCCGCCTTTCTTTACCTGGGAATGACTGTAGACTCGGCTTGCCGTTATTGGTTAAAGATCGGGGGACAATGGAAAGGACGGACCGGCATTGGCTGCACTAATTGA
- a CDS encoding efflux RND transporter periplasmic adaptor subunit produces the protein MSRKIIGIGLVLFGLIAGGVMVMSNDGRVAQNPSVPSSTISPSEIPEFPASRNQPVSIEVVAVSSQYLQETIPLPGELLPFLSVDLSSKITGIVESVSVDRGAKVKKGDILIQLRAPELQAQRREAEAELRAANVTYTRLQAAASTPGIVAGNDVELAQHHQEALTARLQSLQEMEKYLRVVTPFDGVITQRNIHPGAMVGPDGGSGQASALLRLEQIVHLRLIVPVPEAYAGSIDKGATVSFTVPAYPEETFQGVVSRIAQSVDPKTRSMPVEMDVDNQARRLAAGMFSEVRWPIRRSRPTLFVPATAVVTTTENVFVLLVKENLVEWIPVRKGSRSGSMVEVFGTLQSGDLVVIRGTDEIRPGTEIIPVPGK, from the coding sequence ATGTCACGCAAGATCATCGGAATCGGGCTGGTATTATTCGGACTTATTGCGGGAGGGGTCATGGTCATGAGCAACGACGGTCGTGTGGCTCAGAACCCATCAGTCCCTTCCTCTACAATCTCCCCATCGGAAATACCAGAATTCCCCGCGAGCCGTAATCAACCGGTTTCGATCGAAGTGGTGGCCGTTTCCAGCCAATATTTGCAAGAGACGATTCCCCTGCCGGGGGAACTGCTTCCTTTTTTGAGCGTCGACCTTTCCTCAAAGATCACGGGAATCGTGGAATCCGTCAGCGTGGATCGTGGTGCAAAAGTAAAGAAAGGGGATATTCTCATCCAATTACGCGCGCCAGAGTTGCAAGCTCAGAGGAGGGAAGCGGAAGCCGAACTTCGTGCGGCAAACGTCACGTATACCCGTCTTCAAGCCGCGGCCTCTACGCCAGGTATCGTGGCTGGAAACGATGTGGAATTGGCCCAGCACCATCAGGAAGCCCTGACAGCCCGTCTCCAATCCTTACAAGAAATGGAAAAGTACTTGCGGGTGGTGACCCCATTCGATGGAGTGATCACACAACGGAATATTCATCCGGGAGCGATGGTGGGACCGGATGGTGGAAGCGGTCAGGCCTCAGCGCTGTTACGGTTAGAGCAGATTGTTCACTTACGATTGATCGTTCCAGTTCCGGAAGCCTATGCGGGGTCAATTGATAAAGGGGCAACGGTATCGTTTACCGTGCCGGCCTATCCGGAGGAAACTTTTCAGGGAGTGGTGTCTCGTATTGCTCAATCGGTCGACCCTAAAACTCGGTCCATGCCAGTGGAAATGGATGTGGATAACCAGGCTCGGCGGCTGGCTGCCGGAATGTTTTCGGAGGTCCGCTGGCCGATTCGCCGTTCTCGTCCGACCCTGTTTGTTCCGGCCACGGCCGTTGTCACCACGACGGAAAACGTCTTTGTCCTGTTGGTCAAGGAAAACCTGGTGGAATGGATCCCCGTCCGAAAGGGATCAAGAAGTGGTTCAATGGTTGAAGTGTTTGGCACCCTCCAATCTGGTGATCTCGTGGTAATTAGGGGAACTGACGAAATCAGGCCTGGCACGGAAATTATTCCGGTCCCAGGGAAATAG
- the modB gene encoding molybdate ABC transporter permease subunit, with translation MTLSEVDLGPLWLTLHLAGVTVIVLLIIGTPIAWWLAHTRSRARTAIEAIVAMPLVLPPTVLGFYLLVLLGPHGWIGSASQAITGSALSFTFTGLVIASALYSLPFVVQPLHSAFEAIGRKPLEAAWSLRASKLDTFLTIVSPMASRGYLTAIVLGFAHTLGEFGVVLMVGGNIPGRTKVLSIAIYDHVEVLEYSQAHVLSAGLLVFSFLVLLLVYSVNRRLPIHVS, from the coding sequence ATGACATTATCTGAGGTGGATTTAGGGCCTCTCTGGCTGACCTTGCATTTGGCCGGGGTGACGGTGATCGTACTTTTGATCATTGGGACTCCCATTGCCTGGTGGCTTGCACATACCCGATCCCGCGCCAGGACGGCGATCGAGGCAATTGTCGCGATGCCTCTTGTTTTGCCACCCACCGTGCTCGGATTTTATTTGCTGGTCTTATTGGGTCCTCATGGATGGATCGGGAGCGCCTCACAGGCGATAACCGGATCCGCCCTTTCGTTTACATTCACCGGATTGGTCATAGCATCAGCGTTGTATTCACTTCCTTTCGTCGTTCAACCCTTGCATAGCGCCTTTGAGGCGATCGGGCGAAAGCCGTTAGAGGCGGCCTGGTCGCTCAGAGCCTCAAAGCTCGACACATTTCTTACCATAGTTTCCCCCATGGCCTCTCGCGGCTATCTCACGGCGATTGTTCTTGGATTCGCTCATACCCTTGGCGAATTTGGTGTGGTTTTGATGGTGGGAGGGAATATTCCAGGAAGAACGAAGGTACTCTCTATTGCCATTTACGATCATGTGGAAGTCTTGGAATATAGCCAGGCTCATGTCCTATCGGCAGGATTACTTGTCTTTTCATTTCTGGTTCTTCTTCTGGTCTATTCGGTGAACCGCCGTTTGCCTATCCATGTCTCATGA
- a CDS encoding alginate export family protein, with protein MKIWLMAGLGMAMAMAISCTVVLAAESASSSPSSSAIKKGSAFGEFFVQIKDRAEAQNGINWKETADAVLIRDKETQWNRYLKAALGLPDFVDLGIENRTRFESVSHPWRSTAKIGGGRTDSQWLLRSRVRFGLGNGPLRFLFEGQDSREYGAQVGGFVNTTTVDKWDILQLFGSLTIDNVAGSGLRTDLHFGRMTLDLGSRRYVARNNFRNTSNAFDGLHWQIGKPDNWRLRAFITEPVIRDEVQLDEQNKKFLFWGAYVENLQIPWMNINAFYYGLNDQRQQNKNFHRTYGTYGFRLYKNPAVGEFDYELEGAVQVGQLGQVDHFSYNPNAQVGYTFNVPWTPQFLVQYSYSSGTRTPGGSQSGTFDILFGARRWDFMPTGIFGPFLRSNVSSPGWRLVVKPANSVTMQIKHRFWYLAQGSAVNGGILLQDPTGGAGNYLGQDLELRVSWIVSQNLDFDAGYVHWFKGSYFDRLPDSANLPQGGNKDTDYFYLSMRIRL; from the coding sequence GTGAAAATTTGGCTAATGGCTGGATTGGGAATGGCCATGGCTATGGCCATTTCTTGCACGGTGGTTTTGGCGGCCGAGTCGGCGTCTTCAAGTCCCTCTTCTTCAGCAATTAAAAAGGGTTCGGCTTTTGGTGAGTTTTTTGTCCAGATAAAGGATCGGGCGGAAGCACAGAATGGAATAAATTGGAAGGAAACGGCGGATGCCGTCCTGATCCGAGACAAAGAGACTCAATGGAATCGGTATCTGAAAGCGGCGTTGGGTCTGCCGGATTTCGTTGACCTGGGGATTGAAAACCGCACGCGTTTTGAAAGCGTCAGTCATCCCTGGAGATCCACAGCAAAGATTGGAGGCGGGCGAACGGATTCTCAGTGGCTCCTCCGGTCCAGGGTGCGTTTTGGGTTGGGTAACGGTCCATTACGGTTTCTTTTTGAAGGACAGGATTCTCGCGAATACGGAGCTCAGGTTGGAGGGTTTGTCAATACGACAACAGTCGATAAATGGGATATTTTACAATTATTCGGATCATTGACCATAGACAATGTTGCAGGAAGCGGGTTGCGAACCGATCTGCATTTCGGTCGCATGACCCTGGACCTGGGAAGCCGTCGGTATGTCGCTCGCAATAACTTCCGAAATACTTCAAATGCCTTTGACGGTTTACATTGGCAGATTGGGAAACCAGATAATTGGCGACTCCGTGCTTTTATTACTGAACCGGTCATTCGGGACGAGGTTCAACTAGACGAGCAGAATAAGAAGTTTTTGTTTTGGGGTGCTTATGTGGAAAACCTTCAGATTCCATGGATGAACATCAATGCCTTTTATTACGGACTCAACGATCAACGACAACAAAATAAAAATTTTCATCGTACGTATGGTACCTACGGATTTCGCCTTTACAAAAATCCTGCAGTTGGTGAATTCGATTATGAATTGGAGGGGGCGGTTCAAGTCGGGCAATTAGGTCAGGTCGATCATTTTTCCTATAATCCCAATGCCCAAGTCGGCTATACGTTTAATGTGCCCTGGACCCCTCAATTTTTGGTGCAGTATTCCTATTCCAGCGGCACCAGGACTCCGGGAGGAAGCCAAAGCGGAACCTTTGATATTTTGTTCGGGGCTCGGCGATGGGATTTCATGCCTACGGGAATTTTTGGGCCATTTCTCCGATCCAACGTCAGTTCTCCCGGTTGGAGGCTGGTTGTAAAGCCTGCCAACAGCGTCACGATGCAAATCAAGCATCGGTTCTGGTACTTAGCCCAAGGCAGCGCCGTGAATGGCGGGATTCTTTTACAAGATCCCACAGGAGGGGCAGGAAATTATTTAGGACAGGATTTGGAATTACGCGTGTCATGGATTGTCAGCCAAAATCTGGACTTCGATGCCGGATACGTTCATTGGTTTAAAGGATCGTATTTCGATCGGCTTCCGGATTCGGCGAATCTACCTCAGGGTGGGAACAAGGATACGGATTATTTTTATCTTTCCATGCGCATCAGATTGTGA